TCAGCGCTATCCACTCGCGTTTCAAACGTCCTGTACGCGCAACCCAGGGTATGAGGAAATCCCGCGGATAGCCGGTGCGCCAAGGCGTCCAGAGCAGGGTCAGCGCTACCAGCAGCAGTACCAGAAATTTCATTTACAGCTCCCATCCGTCAGTGCAGTGTCAGTCAATTGATCAAGGTAACGTGCCCAGTCGAAACAGGGGCCCGGGTCGGTCTTGCGCCCCGGTGCGATATGCTCATGGCCGGTAATCCGGCTGCGACTGATCAGCGGAAAGGCCTGTTGCAGCGTACGGGTAAGCGTGACCAGACTGGCATATTGCAGGTCGGTAAAAGATTGCTCGTCGGTTCCTTCCAATTCGATGCCGAGGGAATAGTCGTTGCAATCATCACGCCCAGCGAAACTGGACTGACCAGCGTGCCAGGCGCGATCAAGACAGGAAACGAACTGGGTGATGCGTCCATCACGCTCGATGAGAAAATGCGCGGATACCCGAAGATCGGCAATTTCGGCGAAATAGGCATCCGCCGTGCTGTCGAGCGTACCAGAGAAGAACTCATGCACGCAGCCGGTGCCGAATTGACCCGGCGGCAGGCTGATATTGTGAATCACCAACAGGGAAATATCGGTGGCGTCGGGGCGGGCATTGAAATGCGCCGACGGGCAAAGATGTATTCCGTTGAGCCAACCATTGGCTGCGTCAATCTGCATGAAACCTACCCTGACAGCAAAACCGCCATGTTAGGGTCTGCCGAGGTCGCATCGCAAGCCGCGTGCGTCCAGGCGGGTGTCAGTCTCTGCTTGAGCGCAGTTGACGCAGGTTGCCGATGACCGATTCCAACGCTCGATCAAACAGCTGATCATCCGCCACCAGTTGAACCAGACTCTGCTCGTAGTGACTGGTCAGGGCAGCGCGGGAGAACTCGGCGACTTTCATACCCGTGCGGTTCACGAAGATATATTTACCGCTGAAACTGATGATCGCTGCCAGCTTGCAACGCTGCATGGGCTTGTCACCCACGCCGGACAGTTCGAACCAACTGCCGGCGTTCAGACTTTCCACCCAATGGGTGGCAGCAGCACTGGGCAGATCCTCGATCAGCTCAGCTTCCTCGGTAGTATCGCAGCCGGACATTACCGGTACGTCAACCAATACCATTTCGGTCAGAACCGGAATGCCGTCGTCGTCACTCAGCGCACCGGGAAGTACTTGATACTGCGCCCCAGGCTCAGCGATTTCCTCGTTGAGCTGCGGATTGCTGTTTCCAGTATGCAGTGCCGCATCCGACTGAGCGGACGATTGCAGCTCAGGCTGAGCGGCGTCCCGCAAGGCTGCCCGCTGCAGATCCCGCAGTTGCGCTACCTTCGGTGAGTCTTCAGGGTTCTCCTCACCGAGCAAGCGCAAGCCTTTGCACAAGGCCCGGCAGACACTGTCATTCAGTGCAAGCCGCTGATCGGTCGCCTCTTGAACGGGGCGCTCAACACTGTGCACCAGCCGCTCGGCAACAATGACTGCGTTACGCCAGGCTGCGGAATCCTCCCCTTCGCGCAGACAGACCATCTGCAACACCTGACTCCAGGTTTCACGCAGCAGGTCCACAGCAAAGACCGGCAAGGTTCGTCCCAACAACAAGGTATTCAGTGCCCGCGCGGACTGGCTACGCGCCGCATCGACTCGCGCACGCCCTTCTTCGGCGTCACGCGTACGCTGCTCCAGACGTTCGGCCCGGCGCTGCTCGATATGGACAAACCCGGCCAGCTCTTCGTGCATCTGCTCGAAAAACGCCGCGTCGGCCATCTGCTCTCCATGCATCCGCTCAACCATGCGTTCGAGCAAGGTGTGCAACTGGTCGCGTTGCAGGTTGTCGTGATCGCTCCAACCCATGGTGGCCCGCGCCAGCTCGTTCAACAGGCGTCGGGCCGGATGAGAGGACCGGTTGAACAGGCTTTTGTCGGCAATGGCAACACGCAGAATCGGCAGCTGCATGCGCGCAATCAGCGCTTTCAATGCAGCCGGCAGATGCGCATCATCCAGCAGAAACTCGAACAGCATCGAGACCAGGCTGATGACGTCATCGTCCACGCGATCGAGTCTGCGTACCT
Above is a genomic segment from Halopseudomonas litoralis containing:
- the ampD gene encoding 1,6-anhydro-N-acetylmuramyl-L-alanine amidase AmpD, producing the protein MQIDAANGWLNGIHLCPSAHFNARPDATDISLLVIHNISLPPGQFGTGCVHEFFSGTLDSTADAYFAEIADLRVSAHFLIERDGRITQFVSCLDRAWHAGQSSFAGRDDCNDYSLGIELEGTDEQSFTDLQYASLVTLTRTLQQAFPLISRSRITGHEHIAPGRKTDPGPCFDWARYLDQLTDTALTDGSCK
- a CDS encoding DUF1631 domain-containing protein, which encodes MSQDYKVVSIASAASGRRQADSERHASLPAPLAAVRDRALTYLRVGLSELFDNADDTLFEKADRASSNADQSLFFDAMRLLRLKRHLIEKACCDGLENEFSTLQSGRAAASTNTLSFDLDTLSLVQPDELEQTVALDGMVSRVNARNQLGLSHLASRLGSLVGSKLSEANNPLAPVYLVQLFSDSCAPLDLDIKVRLIILKMFERYVLNSIDSLYADANGLLKNAGVLPDLRQDGMPVRPRSPLTASRQPQDGAAGASGGADAQVLSLFGELISNWRHTSGDIGLSALGAPSAPPVPSDELLSMLSNFAGGREASRGGTFEDLRGHINRQLGEQLRQTGEVRRLDRVDDDVISLVSMLFEFLLDDAHLPAALKALIARMQLPILRVAIADKSLFNRSSHPARRLLNELARATMGWSDHDNLQRDQLHTLLERMVERMHGEQMADAAFFEQMHEELAGFVHIEQRRAERLEQRTRDAEEGRARVDAARSQSARALNTLLLGRTLPVFAVDLLRETWSQVLQMVCLREGEDSAAWRNAVIVAERLVHSVERPVQEATDQRLALNDSVCRALCKGLRLLGEENPEDSPKVAQLRDLQRAALRDAAQPELQSSAQSDAALHTGNSNPQLNEEIAEPGAQYQVLPGALSDDDGIPVLTEMVLVDVPVMSGCDTTEEAELIEDLPSAAATHWVESLNAGSWFELSGVGDKPMQRCKLAAIISFSGKYIFVNRTGMKVAEFSRAALTSHYEQSLVQLVADDQLFDRALESVIGNLRQLRSSRD